From a region of the Primulina eburnea isolate SZY01 chromosome 7, ASM2296580v1, whole genome shotgun sequence genome:
- the LOC140835685 gene encoding uncharacterized protein: protein MAGRPPRQNRNPRYANNNNTNEEGNGPPPQFNLNQADLMAIATIVATTLQGLVNPNANQQPPPPPQHGVKFHYESLRKNRCPTFSGAADPEVSQSWLKSVETQLRLLEVPDALKVDVIVPFLEDKAAKWWEAVSPAMTAAGPITWRIFRETFLKQYYPAEVRLQKLSEFEYLSHAPDMSVVEYTSQFNALGSYAPVIMADEDMKLHRFKKGLNSRIQSALAVYQPTNFSDLMGAAIRAEADIRRREGENRNKRPLNSQPSQGRPVFKRPNQSGGPPSGQSPATNYQGLKTCSKCGFKHFGECRRASGVCFGCGKAGHRIAECPTAANRPAGPNRGTGPNTGAGPSKPKEDKPNARIFAMTQEEADDATEVVSGTVLIQSVPAYALFDCGATHSFMSKRFAKKLGRRPDKLTEPFRIATPTSRAIETKEIYRECEISINNQTFSADLIQLIMVDFDIILGMDWLARNNALVDCKGKEVKLRTPNQEEVVFHDKSKGQKSLLSASQAWKAMKSGEDIYLAMVSEAKEEVELKLEDIPVVRDFPDVFPEELSGTVPDREVEFEINLVPGAAQISKAPYRMAPAELKELKEQLQELLDKRQIRPRHVILRTGVSLDPRKVEAITEWPRPKNATDIRSFLGLAGYYQKFVEGFSSIAVLLTKLTQKNSKFTWSEDCEKSFQTLKEKLASTPVLILPAENKDFTIYSDASKDGLGFVLMQEGRVIAYASRQLKPHEQNYPTHDLELAASLKYLFTQKELNMRQRRWIELLKDYDLTISYHPGKANKVAYALSRKGPGKIILASLSAQPCLQETVKLNQDRDPALTKLKEQVREGKSQDHQIDDKGVLWMKGRLCVPDNVNLRQEIMAEAHKSKFEVHPGSKCTGTSRTVSG, encoded by the exons ATGGCCGGTAGACCACCAAGACAGAACCGCAACCCCCGTTATGCTAACAACAACAACACGAATGAAGAAGGCAACGGGCCTCCACCTCAGTTCAACCTCAATCAAGCGGACCTAATGGCTATAGCCACGATCGTGGCGACGACACTTCAGGGGTTAGTGAATCCCAATGCTAATCAGCAGCCCCCACCTCCACCACAGCATGGGGTCAAGTTTCATTATGAATCACTGCGCAAAAACAGGTGCCCAACTTTCAGTGGCGCTGCCGACCCCGAAGTTAGCCAGAGTTGGCTAAAAAGCGTGGAAACTCAGTTGAGACTGTTGGAAGTCCCGGATGCACTAAAAGTGGACGTGATAGTGCCCTTCTTGGAAGACAAGGCAGCTAAATGGTGGGAAGCAGTCTCGCCAGCAATGACCGCTGCTGGGCCAATCACATGGCGAATCTTCCGGGAAACATTTCTGAAACAGTACTACCCGGCAGAAGTCAGACTGCAGAAGCTAAGTGAGTTCGAATATCTCAGTCATGCCCCAGATATGTCAGTAGTGGAATATACCTCCCAGTTCAATGCCCTTGGATCATATGCTCCAGTGATTATGGCGGATGAAGATATGAAATTGCACCGTTTTAAGAAGGGATTGAACAGTAGGATCCAGTCAGCTCTAGCGGTCTACCAACCTACTAACTTTTCAGATTTGATGGGTGCGGCTATCCGAGCCGAGGCTGATATTCGTCGAAGAGAAGGGGAAAACAGGAACAAGCGACCTCTTAACAGCCAGCCTTCTCAAGGGAGACCAGTGTTCAAGAGGCCCAATCAGTCAGGTGGACCTCCCTCCGGGCAATCCCCCGCCACTAACTATCAAGGACTCAAGACATGCTCAAAATGTGGCTTCAAACACTTCGGGGAATGCCGAAGGGCCAGCGGTGTATGCTTTGGATGTGGGAAAGCGGGGCACCGAATTGCAGAATGTCCTACCGCCGCCAACCGACCAGCAGGTCCAAACAGAGGAACTGGGCCAAATACTGGAGCAGGCCCTAGTAAACCAAAGGAGGACAAACCCAATGCTAGGATCTTTGCCATGACTCAGGAAGAGGCTGACGACGCAACTGAAGTAGTGTCAGGTACCGTTCTAATTCAATCAGTACCTGCCTATGCATTATTTGACTGTGGTGCTACCCATTCCTTtatgtctaagagatttgctAAGAAGTTAGGACGTAGGCCGGATAAGCTAACTGAACCTTTCCGAATAGCCACACCTACGAGTAGAGCTATTGAAACTAAGGAAATTTACAGAGAGTGCGAAATCAGTATCAATAATCAGACTTTTAGCGCCGACTTGATACAGTTGATCATGGTCGATTTCGACATCATCttagggatggattggctagCAAGAAACAATGCATTAGTAGATTGTAAGGGAAAGGAAGTCAAACTCCGAACCCCAAATCAGGAAGAAGTCGTGTTTCACGATAAATCCAAGGGACAAAAATCACTATTGTCCGCATCTCAAgcttggaaagccatgaaatCCGGAGAAGACATCTACCTAGCCATGGTCAGTGAGGCAAAAGAAGAAGTCGAGCTGAAACTGGAGGACATCCCAGTGGTGAGAGATTTCCCAGATGTTTTCCCAGAAGAACTCTCAGGGACGGTCCCGGATCGCGAAGTGGAGTTCGAAATCAACCTGGTTCCCGGTGCGGCAcaaatctctaaggcaccgtacagaatggcaccagccgAACTCAAGGAGTTAAAGGAACAactccaagaattgctagatAAAAGGCAGATTCGACcaa GACACGTGATCTTGAGGACAGGAGTGTCATTGGATCCAAGGAAAGTAGAGGCGATTACAGAGTGGCCGAGACCGAAGAACGCCACCGATATCAGAAGCTTCCTTGGATTGGCAGGGTATTACCAAAAATTCGTCGAAGGGTTCTCCTCGATAGCCGTGCTATTGACGAAGCTCACACAGAAAAATTCTAAATTCACCTGGAGTGAGGATTGCGAGAAAAGTTTCCAGACACTGAAAGAGAAACTCGCATCCACACCAGTGCTGATCTTGCCAGCAGAGAATAAAGATTTCACTATTTACAGTGACGCCTCTAAGGACGGCCTAGGGTTCGTACTCATGCAAGAAGGAAGAGTGATCGCCTAtgcgtcaagacagttgaaaccgCACGAGCAGAATTATCCTACCCATGACCTGGAGCTAGCAGCG agcctcaagtacttgttcACCCAGAAGGAACTTAACATGAGGCAACGGCGATGGATCGAACTTctgaaggactatgacttgaccataagctaccatccgggtaaaGCAAACAAAGTGGCTTATGCGCTAAGTCGAAAGGGCCCAGGCAAGATAATTCTAGCGTCCCTCTCTGCCCAGCCATGCCTACAGGAGACTGTCAAGTTAAACCAAGATCGAGACCCGGCACTGACTAAACTTAAGGAGCAAGTCAGAGAAGGGAAGTCTCAGGATCATCAGATTGACGACAAGGGAGTCTTGTGGATGAAGGGTCGACTGTGTGTGCCCGACAATGTCAACCTTCGCCAAGAGATAATGGCAGAGGCGCACAAGTCAAAATTCGAAGTCCATCCAGGCAGTAAATGTACAGGGACCTCAAGAACAGTTTCTGGTTGA